The genomic DNA GGAGTGCAGGCCTCCTCACTGATGCACGCTGTCTGCTCTCTTTGTGTCTCTCTCTGACCTCCAGCAGTCTCCTTTCTCTCTGCCGAGAACTGTATCCCCCCCGCAAGGCCCTCCTTTTCCTCGGCCCTGCAGCCTGCGGCCTCTCCAGTTCTGCTCCACGGCCCAGCTGCCTCGCACTCGCCTCTTTCTCCGGGGCCCCCCGGTTCCCTCCGGTTCTCTTGCTGCCTGTTCTCTCCTTTTGCAGGTTGCGTttattggtttatctctgggggtTGGTACTCTCTCCTGTTTCCGTGGAAACTGCTGTGGCCCCCAGAAAGCCAGAGCAGCTTTGAGCTGCAAGGGCAGGACCCAGTGAGCCATCCCTGCCCCGCAGCTTAGGGACTGAGGGCGTGATTTCACAGCTCCGCTCACTAGAGACAAGTGCAGCGCTCACAGGACAGGCCCACACCCCGTCCCCAAAGGCTAACTCTGCTGGTGAGACTTGCGCTCTGTAGAGCTGCCCCCAGCCCAGAGGAGGACACCCAAGGGGCGGGGAAGGGACAGCGTGGTATGCTGTGGAGAGCAAAGCCTGAGGTGTGACAGGCACCTGGGCCTCTTAGATGCCATCACCCACCTGGACTGGTTGCCTGGAGGATCAGACCATGGGTCCCCTCAACTGCCTGGTTTCTGAGCTGGGGGTGCCTGCCAGGCACTGCCAGGCACGATGAGGCTGGTGTGTTAGAGTGTGAAATGCCATGGGAGCTCTAGCTGCACCCTCCCACGTGCCCCTCCCTGCATCACCCACCTTGCTGTTCCAGGAGTGCCTGGAGCTTGGACAGGGGGCCTGAGGAGCGTGGGGACTAAAGGAGAGAGATCCCCTCACTGGGGGTTTTTGCCACTCCCTCCCTTGCTCAGTGCCAGGCCTGCTCTCAGTGCTGAGGGCACAGTGGGGCTGCAGGGTGGACACGCTGTCTGTCCAGTGGCTAGACATACCGACAGTGACGGGCGTCCAGTCTCGAAGGACAGCACCGGCCTTGCTGGAGTAGCAGGAGTTAAACAAGCTGGGGGCAGGGCCCTCGCACCAGCTGCAGAGTCCTGTGCGCTGCTGCATCCCCTGGGAAGGGGCTGAGctagggtgtggggggagggagggagagggtgcaGTCAAGGGTGCGTTGGGGTGCGGGGCTGGGAGCACTGCATAGagggatgggaggtggggaggaagcccCGGGCCAGGGACTGGAGAGGCATGGGGCACTGGGCCCCACAGGGTCGTTTCCCCTTGAGTGCTCAGGCCATAGGTCCTGCTGGGCTGGGCGGCCACCAGCCAGGGTACAAGGGCACTGAGGCCCTGGGGAGATGCCCAGTGGAGGTAGAGGGCAGATAACGGGCCGTGCCAGGAGTACACTGAGGCCGAGAGGCAGAGGCCACCAATGAGACAGATCTCTGAGGCTGCATGTCAAAGCATCTCTCCACACAGATCTCTGGTCACCTGGTTAATGGCAGGATCTGGGTAGAGAAAATAAGGAGCATTGTCACAGAGTAAGCAATGGGGGACCTTGGTGGTCTAGGCTGGTGGTGGGGGTTTGGGAACGTTGGAGCCAGCTGGCCTTAGGTTTCCCTCAGAATCGGAGTGAGATTGACCCAGACCAAGGGCTGGAGCCCCACTCAAGGGCTTCGCTCTCTGGGTTCCTGGCCATCCAGGTGCCCTGTGGGGCCTGTCAGGCTCACCATTTCTGTCCTGAGAGCTCAGGGGGGTTAGACTTGTCTTCGTAAGGACGTGGAGTTAGGTTCAGTTGTGTGCTGTTGAAGTTTAGGGAAACCACAAATTCTATAAAAAGATGTCCCCCCCAGAAAGCATAAGGTGGAGTCTGGTGTGTGGAGCCATGAGGACAGGTACCCGAGCGTTGGCACCAGAAAGGAATGGATACCTCACGGATAACTTTTATACTGATTACCCGCTAAAATGACATACTGGATGTTTGGGTTAATTGAAACATTTAAGtcaatttcctgtttcttttactttttaacatgGCTCTTAAAAAAGCTAAAGACCACGCAGGTGGCTCGCAGCCCATCTCTGGGGGCAGCACAGCTGCAGAGCACTCACGCTGAGCTTCTCCCCAACACGGCATCGGGCCGTGTGCCTGGAGGAGTCACAGGCATGTCCATGTAGGGATCACCTCCCCAGAAGTGTGGGCTGAGTTAAGGGTTAAAGCGCACACGTGCAGTCCGTGTTGTGCATTGTTCTGTCTGTATCTGTTCTGGAAGCACCGATCAAGCCCCTGCTGTGTGCTCTGCACACCCCTGGCCGCCCGCTCATCCTGGCCACCAGACCCCGCCAGCTGGCCTTGCAGATAGCAGGGCTGTGGTGTATTCTTTCCCTCTCATTTCTAACCCacccgtccccccacccctccacacacAACATGCCTTCAGTGTTGGCTCACAGCCGGTCACTGACATTTGGCCTCAGCAGCCATCTGGTCTGTGACTCCATAAGGGGGTGCGCCCACCACCCAGGAGAAAGCGCTCTGGGGCTTTCTATAATTCTCGTTCCTGCCCAGCTCTGCGGCAGAGCTCTAAGGGTGGGTGATCAGGGATCCCGGGGGCCACTCCAAAGGTCAATGGCAGAGTGGGTCCTACCGGGTCTGGGTGGTTCTCCAACTTCAGGGCCCCCCCCGAGTCAAGGGTAGCAATGGGCTGGTGAATTTGGGGCATTTGCTTCATTAGGGGGCATCCAACACTGAGTGGCCACAGCTGGTTTCAGGGGTAGGAGGGTAAACCGGACTGTTTTTAACAGACATCCTTATCTGTCTTTGACCCTTAAGAGGGCCCCACAGGAACCAGGCCTGGGAGCAtgtccccaccacccccaccgcAGCTTGTGGTCACCCTTGGCTCAGCCCCAGTCCTCACTGCATTCCATCGGACCCTAATAACCCTGTCAGGAGGGAGCTGGAGCAGGCCTGACGAGCTCCCAGATGCCCCTTGCTGGGTCCACTGGGCTCTGCAAACCTTCTTGACCTCCACAGCCGCGTGTAAAATGAGGCCTGAGTGGGTCTCCCCACGAATACCCAAAGCATGTGATTCCTTTAGGGTTCTAAGAATCACACTGAGCTGGATAAATGGGCTATTTTCATccttaaaatagttttctttgaCACCTTCTATGACTCAAAGTTACATTGGTTTCTTACTTCCAGGGTTTATCGGCCTCGTCAGATTTAAAGGTGAACATTACTTGCTCTTTTCTAGTTTCCTCTCATCCTTGAGTGTCCAGAGGGGCCCTGGTCATTACACTGAGGGAGAGAGGAAACTCACACATGTGCAAGCAAAAGCAAAGCTGGCTTCAAAGTGAGGCCTGCAGCTGGGACCCGCCCTGCTGCTTGCGGTGGAGCTGCGCCTGAGCTGTGCTTTGGGAGCACCCGGCACCGGGGGCTAAGCCACGGGCTCCACGGACCTGATTTGGCCTGGCTCAGccttggtggggagggggaagcatggCCTGAGCAGGGCACTGGCACATTGGGAAACCCTGCAGAGTGGTGGGGCCGATGTACTCACAGGGTCAGTCAGTGGGGACCAGAAGATTAGCATTTGTACCAGAGATGAGGGGTGATGTTTTTGCTTCTGTCTCCGGGAGTCACTGGGACAGAGTTGGCCCAGCTTCACCCTACCACATGTTCCTGTCTACTCCATCCGGCACTGGGGAACCCATTACTACTACACTTCTGTCAAATCGAGTACACATGGGCTCTCGGGGAGAAGCAACGCCAGGAAAACCCAAGCTTTCAGGGTTCCAAGCTGATGCCACTGCAACCCACCCCCCGTGCCAGGCAGCACAGACCTCCTGCTCTCTGAGGAAGAACTTTCCCAGGAAGTGTCTTGAGAAGGGCCATCCTATCCCTGCAGGAGTCCTGGGGAGAAGCTAGGTGTGAGGATTAGAGCACGGACTTGAGTCTCAAATGCAGGTCCCTCTCCTTGCCCAAGTGACAGCCGGTGAGCAGAAACAACTTAACAAGCCCCTAGGAAACTGTCATGTCTTCTGTCCAAGAGCCCCCGGTTCCCCACTGCAGGCTGTTGGACTAAACCGGGATGGAGGCTGGGGGTCAGAGCTGCAGGCCGAAGGAGAGCCCAGGTTGAGGCAGGCCCAGCGGGGAGGGACTGTGACCCAGGCACGCTTGTCCCCCGGGGTCCTCTCTGTTGCTGATGCCACAGGCACTGGCCCAGGCATGACTGCAGACCTTCCTGGCTGTGGGCAGAAGACAGGCTAAATCTGGCAGGTTACCAGTGGGGGAGCGGCCAGAGCTGTGCTCTGCACCTGAGCGTGACCGCCCCATGGACAGGGCGCGTCCTCAGCAGGAGCCCAGTCATAGGACCCAGTGAACCTGAATATTTGTAGAAcactgaggggagagggaggaaaatgtATGAGGAAGAGCTTCCAAGATCCAAATCCAGAAGCCTGACTAACACGCTTTCTGCGTCACCATGTCTGGCGGGGAGGGCAGTTGCTGGGGGTCGACACGCCGAGCTGCCCCTGGCACTGCTCTCGGGACACAGACAATAGGTGTTGCGAGGTGGCCTCTGCCAGGTTGCTAACACCTGTGTTCTGTGTCTGCTCAGGGAGAAACAAAGGCAGCGGTGCCCTTGGCGGAGGCCCGACGCTGCCAGAACGCGGTGTCCGGGAAGGATCCAGCCAGAGGATGCCCCGCCAGCCCAGCGCCACCAGGCTGCCCAAGGTGGGCGGGCCGGGGAAGAGCCCCACGCGGAGCAACACCTGAGCAAGAGGATTTGCACGGGCCCACCGCAGGCCGCCAGCCTCTCAGACAGGCTGCTCCTCCTGTTGGTAATAAACCTCTTTGAAAACCTGAGGGTCTGTTCAAGATGTCTTCTGTTACCTTTTGAATATATTAAGGCACAGAGATTTAGAATTAGTTCTGTGTGCTGGTCCTCGTCATGCTTCAGCTGAACCAACCAAGTGACTTCAACCAGTGACCCCACCTCCCAGACCTCATTTTTGAGCCTGTGAGAAAATGTGCATATTACCAGGTCTTCTGCCTTTTCACTGAGGCCCTCCCAGGGCGCTCAGGTGCAGCAGGGGTTTGAGCACAGAAGGGCTGTGACCTAGAGCTTTTAACCCTCTGTGGGTCATGCATGCCACAGAGAATCCAGTAAAACCCTTTCCCCCAAAATGTCTTGACCTTCCACATTTGCCCCAGTTTTACAGGTTTACATGGACCTCAGGTTTTCAAACTCCAATTCTAAGCTTTTATACCTTAGTCCACTTGTCCCGTCAATAAAGAAGCCTGAAAAATGGCAAATTCAATTGAAAAACCTAACTCAGTTTTCCTAGAACTATTTGTTTTAAAACCTTGGATTGGAAACACTGACTTTTTGCCCTTGGGTCACGTCACACAAGCAGAGGCTCCTTACAGATGTAGGTCCACCCACCCCAGCAGCGCAGCCCAAGCAGCTGGACAGCCGTCCACA from Pseudorca crassidens isolate mPseCra1 chromosome 12, mPseCra1.hap1, whole genome shotgun sequence includes the following:
- the MZT2B gene encoding mitotic-spindle organizing protein 2B isoform X1 produces the protein MTAPGAGPGPGPPPGLEAALQKLALRRKKVLSAEEMELFELAQAAGGAMDPDVFKILVDLLKLNVAPLAVFQMLKSMCAGQRLASEPQDPAAAPLPTPSVPETRAVSFLSAENCIPPARPSFSSALQPAASPVLLHGPAASHSPLSPGPPGSLRFSCCLFSPFAGRNKGSGALGGGPTLPERGVREGSSQRMPRQPSATRLPKVGGPGKSPTRSNT